In one Umezawaea sp. Da 62-37 genomic region, the following are encoded:
- the nuoN gene encoding NADH-quinone oxidoreductase subunit NuoN codes for MTFLAQVELIKPPEIEYSAIAPVLIVLGAACVSVLFEAFLPKHQRWAAQVVLTMLTLIGAGTALGFYASADTTTAQGITTLAGAIAVDRPVIFLWVTLLVLGFGSILLIADRSVEPGGAFVADAAVRPGTVQDRAQATRTGMQTEVFPLTLFALSGMMVFVAANDLLTMFIALEVLSLPLYLMCGLARRRRLLSQEAAVKYFLLGAFASAFFLYGLALLYGYAGSVKLADIATATAGSDKSDTLLFAGFGLLVVGLLFKASVGPFHAWTPDVYQGAPTPITAFMAACTKVAAFGGILRVLTVAFERTNWEWRGVLWGVAVASMVIGAVLGLTQTDVKRMVAYSSVAHAGFLLIGSISLTEQGLSGTLFYLLAYGFTTIAVFGVISLVRNAEGEATHLSQWAGLAKRSPVLAGVFTFLLLALAGIPLTSGFIGKFVVFSAAIQDGLAPLVVVALVASAVAAFFYLRVIVLMYFSEPAADGPTVTVPGAFTTIAITIGAAVTLVLGVWPSFALDWAGAGGFIF; via the coding sequence GTGACGTTCCTCGCCCAGGTTGAGCTGATCAAGCCGCCGGAGATCGAGTACAGCGCGATCGCGCCAGTGCTGATCGTGCTCGGCGCCGCGTGCGTCAGCGTGTTGTTCGAAGCCTTCCTGCCCAAGCACCAGCGGTGGGCGGCGCAGGTCGTGCTGACCATGCTGACCCTCATCGGCGCCGGTACCGCGCTCGGCTTCTACGCGAGCGCCGACACCACCACCGCGCAGGGCATCACCACGCTCGCCGGCGCGATCGCCGTCGACCGCCCGGTGATCTTCCTGTGGGTCACGCTGCTGGTGCTCGGCTTCGGCTCGATCCTGCTGATCGCCGACCGGTCGGTCGAGCCGGGCGGGGCGTTCGTCGCCGACGCCGCGGTCCGCCCCGGCACGGTCCAGGACCGCGCGCAGGCCACCCGCACCGGCATGCAGACCGAGGTCTTCCCGCTGACGCTGTTCGCGCTCTCCGGGATGATGGTGTTCGTCGCGGCGAACGACCTGCTGACGATGTTCATCGCCCTCGAGGTGCTGTCGCTGCCGCTGTACCTGATGTGCGGGCTCGCCCGCCGTCGCCGCCTGCTCTCGCAGGAGGCGGCCGTCAAGTACTTCCTGCTCGGCGCGTTCGCGTCGGCGTTCTTCCTCTACGGCCTCGCGCTGCTCTACGGCTACGCGGGCTCCGTGAAGCTGGCCGACATCGCGACCGCCACGGCGGGCAGCGACAAGTCCGACACGCTGCTGTTCGCGGGCTTCGGCCTGCTGGTGGTGGGCCTGCTGTTCAAGGCCTCCGTCGGCCCGTTCCACGCGTGGACCCCGGACGTCTACCAGGGCGCTCCGACCCCGATCACCGCGTTCATGGCGGCGTGCACGAAGGTCGCGGCCTTCGGCGGCATCCTGCGCGTGCTGACGGTGGCGTTCGAGCGGACCAACTGGGAGTGGCGGGGCGTCCTGTGGGGCGTCGCCGTGGCCTCGATGGTCATCGGCGCCGTGCTCGGCCTCACCCAGACCGACGTGAAGCGCATGGTCGCGTACTCCTCGGTGGCGCACGCGGGCTTCCTGCTGATCGGCTCGATCTCGCTGACCGAGCAGGGCCTGTCCGGCACGCTGTTCTACCTGCTGGCCTACGGCTTCACCACGATCGCGGTGTTCGGCGTGATCAGCCTGGTCCGCAACGCCGAGGGCGAGGCGACGCACCTGTCCCAGTGGGCCGGGCTCGCGAAGCGGTCGCCGGTGCTGGCGGGCGTCTTCACGTTCCTGCTCCTGGCACTCGCGGGCATCCCCCTGACGAGTGGATTCATCGGCAAGTTCGTGGTGTTCTCGGCGGCCATCCAGGACGGTCTCGCACCGCTCGTGGTGGTCGCGCTGGTGGCCAGCGCGGTAGCGGCGTTCTTCTACCTGCGGGTCATCGTCCTCATGTACTTCAGCGAGCCCGCCGCCGACGGCCCGACGGTCACCGTGCCCGGCGCGTTCACCACGATCGCGATCACCATCGGTGCCGCCGTCACCCTCGTCCTGGGTGTGTGGCCCTCCTTCGCCCTCGATTGGGCGGGGGCAGGCGGCTTCATCTTCTAG
- a CDS encoding polyprenyl synthetase family protein, translating to MTSSERVGTGFQFVDPVLAEVVQAGLAEVEEVLRKVVRSDFHPVMQTSLHLVDAGGKRIRPLFTLLAAQFTGTWNRENVIKAAAVVELTHLATLYHDDVMDEATMRRGAASANAKWDNSIAILTGDYLFAHASALTADLGVVAARIIAETFSELVTGQMRETMGPREGEDPVEHYLKTVKEKTGSLIATAARFGAMFSGMTDEQTDSVRAYGDVIGAAFQISDDVIDIESPTEQSGKTPGTDLREGVKTLPMLYALAEPGAEGSRLGRLLSGPISDDAEVEEALELLRSSSGLVKARRTLDEYVDEARAALGKLPACPARDAMESLSEYVVARSH from the coding sequence GTGACCAGTAGCGAGCGGGTGGGGACGGGGTTCCAGTTCGTCGACCCTGTGTTGGCGGAGGTGGTGCAGGCTGGCCTCGCCGAGGTGGAAGAAGTTCTGCGGAAGGTCGTGCGGAGCGACTTCCACCCGGTGATGCAGACATCGCTGCACCTGGTGGACGCGGGCGGCAAGCGGATTCGCCCGCTGTTCACCCTGCTCGCGGCCCAGTTCACCGGTACCTGGAACCGGGAGAACGTCATCAAGGCGGCCGCGGTCGTCGAGCTGACGCACCTCGCGACGCTCTACCACGACGACGTGATGGACGAGGCGACCATGCGGCGGGGCGCGGCCAGCGCCAACGCCAAGTGGGACAACAGCATCGCCATCCTGACCGGCGACTACCTGTTCGCGCACGCGTCGGCGCTCACCGCCGACCTGGGCGTGGTGGCGGCGCGGATCATCGCCGAGACGTTCAGCGAGCTGGTCACCGGCCAGATGCGCGAGACGATGGGGCCCCGCGAGGGCGAGGACCCCGTCGAGCACTACCTCAAGACCGTCAAGGAGAAGACCGGGTCGCTCATCGCGACCGCGGCGCGCTTCGGCGCGATGTTCTCCGGCATGACCGACGAGCAGACCGACTCGGTGCGCGCCTACGGCGACGTGATCGGGGCGGCGTTCCAGATCTCCGACGACGTGATCGACATCGAGTCGCCGACGGAGCAGTCGGGCAAGACGCCCGGCACGGACCTCCGCGAGGGCGTGAAGACGCTCCCGATGCTGTACGCGCTCGCCGAGCCCGGCGCCGAGGGCAGCAGGCTCGGCAGGCTGCTGTCCGGGCCGATCAGCGACGACGCCGAGGTCGAGGAGGCGCTTGAGCTGCTGCGCTCGTCGTCCGGCCTGGTCAAGGCCCGGCGGACCCTCGACGAGTACGTCGACGAGGCCCGTGCCGCGCTGGGCAAGCTGCCCGCGTGCCCGGCGCGGGACGCGATGGAGTCGCTCAGCGAGTACGTGGTGGCCCGCTCGCACTAG